From Nicotiana tabacum cultivar K326 chromosome 20, ASM71507v2, whole genome shotgun sequence, one genomic window encodes:
- the LOC107802229 gene encoding uncharacterized protein LOC107802229 isoform X2: MSLSRGSPRNSLSTPSGVGVRSRYTLPSPNPTGEIGRQSKFYFNRLYDHFKKYATKEERLQNMPTDVNEAEWKFLVEYFDSDTFKRMSEPNRTNKAKQEINHICGRKSFQAVSFEQRNTSTGKEPNLQKLWELTHMKNGHWINDASAELNNGVSAAFLNIISNLSGSDEASCSRLMDDITDEHE; encoded by the exons ATgtctctgagccgagggtctcccagaaatagcctctctaccccctctggggtaggggtaaggtctaggtacactctaccctccccaaaccctacTGGTGAGATTGGCAGGCAATCGAAATTCTATTTTAA TAGGCTCTATGATCATTTCAAGAAATATGCTACAAAGGAGGAACGCTTGCAGAACATGCCAACCGATGTTAATGAAGCTGAATGGAAGTTCTTGGTTGAATATTTTGATTCTGATACTTTTAAG AGAATGAGTGAGCCAAATAGAACCAATAAGGCAAAACAAGAAATTAATCATATTTGCGGCAGAAAATCCTTCCAGGCAGTATCTTTTGAACAG AGAAATACAAGCACCGGAAAAGAGCCAAACTTGCAGAAACTTTGGGAATTGACTCACATGAAGAACGGACATTGGATTAATGATGCCTCTGCTGAATTAAAT AATGGAGTTTCTGCTGCATTTCTCAACATTATTTCTAATTTAAGTGGTTCAGATGAGGCAAGTTGCTCAAGACTTATGGATGACATCACG GATGAGCATGAGTAA
- the LOC107802229 gene encoding uncharacterized protein LOC107802229 isoform X3 has product MSLSRGSPRNSLSTPSGVGVRSRYTLPSPNPTGEIGRQSKFYFKLYDHFKKYATKEERLQNMPTDVNEAEWKFLVEYFDSDTFKRMSEPNRTNKAKQEINHICGRKSFQAVSFEQRNTSTGKEPNLQKLWELTHMKNGHWINDASAELNNGVSAAFLNIISNLSGSDEASCSRLMDDITDEHE; this is encoded by the exons ATgtctctgagccgagggtctcccagaaatagcctctctaccccctctggggtaggggtaaggtctaggtacactctaccctccccaaaccctacTGGTGAGATTGGCAGGCAATCGAAATTCTATTTTAA GCTCTATGATCATTTCAAGAAATATGCTACAAAGGAGGAACGCTTGCAGAACATGCCAACCGATGTTAATGAAGCTGAATGGAAGTTCTTGGTTGAATATTTTGATTCTGATACTTTTAAG AGAATGAGTGAGCCAAATAGAACCAATAAGGCAAAACAAGAAATTAATCATATTTGCGGCAGAAAATCCTTCCAGGCAGTATCTTTTGAACAG AGAAATACAAGCACCGGAAAAGAGCCAAACTTGCAGAAACTTTGGGAATTGACTCACATGAAGAACGGACATTGGATTAATGATGCCTCTGCTGAATTAAAT AATGGAGTTTCTGCTGCATTTCTCAACATTATTTCTAATTTAAGTGGTTCAGATGAGGCAAGTTGCTCAAGACTTATGGATGACATCACG GATGAGCATGAGTAA
- the LOC107802229 gene encoding uncharacterized protein LOC107802229 isoform X1 — MSLSRGSPRNSLSTPSGVGVRSRYTLPSPNPTGEIGRQSKFYFKYRRSRLYDHFKKYATKEERLQNMPTDVNEAEWKFLVEYFDSDTFKRMSEPNRTNKAKQEINHICGRKSFQAVSFEQRNTSTGKEPNLQKLWELTHMKNGHWINDASAELNNGVSAAFLNIISNLSGSDEASCSRLMDDITDEHE, encoded by the exons ATgtctctgagccgagggtctcccagaaatagcctctctaccccctctggggtaggggtaaggtctaggtacactctaccctccccaaaccctacTGGTGAGATTGGCAGGCAATCGAAATTCTATTTTAA ATATCGTCGTAGTAGGCTCTATGATCATTTCAAGAAATATGCTACAAAGGAGGAACGCTTGCAGAACATGCCAACCGATGTTAATGAAGCTGAATGGAAGTTCTTGGTTGAATATTTTGATTCTGATACTTTTAAG AGAATGAGTGAGCCAAATAGAACCAATAAGGCAAAACAAGAAATTAATCATATTTGCGGCAGAAAATCCTTCCAGGCAGTATCTTTTGAACAG AGAAATACAAGCACCGGAAAAGAGCCAAACTTGCAGAAACTTTGGGAATTGACTCACATGAAGAACGGACATTGGATTAATGATGCCTCTGCTGAATTAAAT AATGGAGTTTCTGCTGCATTTCTCAACATTATTTCTAATTTAAGTGGTTCAGATGAGGCAAGTTGCTCAAGACTTATGGATGACATCACG GATGAGCATGAGTAA
- the LOC107802229 gene encoding uncharacterized protein LOC107802229 isoform X4, with protein sequence MPTDVNEAEWKFLVEYFDSDTFKRMSEPNRTNKAKQEINHICGRKSFQAVSFEQRNTSTGKEPNLQKLWELTHMKNGHWINDASAELNNGVSAAFLNIISNLSGSDEASCSRLMDDITDEHE encoded by the exons ATGCCAACCGATGTTAATGAAGCTGAATGGAAGTTCTTGGTTGAATATTTTGATTCTGATACTTTTAAG AGAATGAGTGAGCCAAATAGAACCAATAAGGCAAAACAAGAAATTAATCATATTTGCGGCAGAAAATCCTTCCAGGCAGTATCTTTTGAACAG AGAAATACAAGCACCGGAAAAGAGCCAAACTTGCAGAAACTTTGGGAATTGACTCACATGAAGAACGGACATTGGATTAATGATGCCTCTGCTGAATTAAAT AATGGAGTTTCTGCTGCATTTCTCAACATTATTTCTAATTTAAGTGGTTCAGATGAGGCAAGTTGCTCAAGACTTATGGATGACATCACG GATGAGCATGAGTAA
- the LOC107802229 gene encoding uncharacterized protein LOC107802229 isoform X5 encodes MLRLTEEEPRMSEPNRTNKAKQEINHICGRKSFQAVSFEQRNTSTGKEPNLQKLWELTHMKNGHWINDASAELNNGVSAAFLNIISNLSGSDEASCSRLMDDITDEHE; translated from the exons AGAATGAGTGAGCCAAATAGAACCAATAAGGCAAAACAAGAAATTAATCATATTTGCGGCAGAAAATCCTTCCAGGCAGTATCTTTTGAACAG AGAAATACAAGCACCGGAAAAGAGCCAAACTTGCAGAAACTTTGGGAATTGACTCACATGAAGAACGGACATTGGATTAATGATGCCTCTGCTGAATTAAAT AATGGAGTTTCTGCTGCATTTCTCAACATTATTTCTAATTTAAGTGGTTCAGATGAGGCAAGTTGCTCAAGACTTATGGATGACATCACG GATGAGCATGAGTAA